One genomic window of Streptomonospora nanhaiensis includes the following:
- a CDS encoding GbsR/MarR family transcriptional regulator, translated as MPGGRLTSEDRQHIADWLAEGLGYAEIGRRLGRPASTVMREVTRNGGPEAYRADRAHEATRHRARRGRRERPPAPAVADDTHGRDPQAVQDFTLSFAELLIQQGVPRMAARVIACLYVVDSGSLTAAELVQRLRVSPASVSQAVAFLEQQGMVRRERDSGGRRERYVIDDSVWARSIIASAQMTDALNEASLRGVDVLGAATPAGARFASAAELLILVSESLRRGVEQWQRGRGADRPAADG; from the coding sequence ATGCCCGGAGGCAGACTGACCAGCGAGGACCGCCAGCACATCGCCGACTGGCTGGCCGAGGGCCTGGGCTACGCGGAGATCGGCCGGCGCCTGGGGCGGCCCGCCTCAACGGTCATGCGCGAGGTCACCCGCAACGGCGGCCCCGAGGCCTACCGGGCCGACCGCGCGCACGAGGCCACCCGCCACCGCGCGCGGCGCGGCCGGCGGGAGCGGCCGCCCGCGCCGGCGGTGGCCGACGACACCCACGGGCGCGACCCCCAGGCGGTCCAGGACTTCACGCTGTCCTTCGCCGAACTGCTCATCCAGCAGGGCGTGCCCCGGATGGCGGCCCGGGTCATCGCCTGCCTGTACGTGGTCGACTCCGGCAGCCTGACCGCCGCCGAACTGGTCCAGCGGCTGCGCGTCAGCCCGGCGTCGGTCTCCCAGGCCGTGGCCTTCCTCGAACAGCAGGGGATGGTGCGGCGGGAGCGGGACTCCGGTGGCCGCCGCGAGCGCTACGTCATCGACGACTCGGTGTGGGCGCGGTCCATCATCGCCTCGGCGCAGATGACCGACGCCCTGAACGAGGCGTCGCTGCGCGGTGTCGACGTCCTCGGCGCCGCCACCCCGGCCGGGGCCCGCTTCGCCTCCGCCGCCGAACTCCTGATCCTGGTGAGCGAGTCCCTGCGCCGCGGAGTGGAGCAGTGGCAGCGCGGCCGGGGGGCCGACCGACCCGCCGCGGACGGGTGA
- a CDS encoding serine hydrolase domain-containing protein, translating to MSATPSPRGTRTGADRPELRKAVEEIAALGFTGVQVRVNDEHGTWTGSAGAREIGSAEPPPTDGHFRIGSNTKTFIAVLVLRLVAESRIGLDDPVGDHLPGFGLDPRITVRMLLQHTSGIFNFTGEYYDDGSFAPGITWSGREWVENRFRTYTPEELVRLSLDKPARFEPGTDWSYANTDYVLARLLVEKVTGRPVAEEMRRRILEPLGMPGTLAPTTETDIPEPHARAYYRYAADGREQTVDVTRQNPSWISSGGDMVSTTQDLHTFISALVGGRLLPADLLEQMFAPHPKAGYGLGVFVQETPCGGTVITHNGGIAGHAGLMYSTPDGATTLTAGLNYVDDAGMSLAGAFQEATRRLVAEVFCGGRTAPADTAEAAPAAG from the coding sequence ATGTCCGCCACCCCCTCCCCCCGCGGCACCCGCACCGGCGCCGACCGCCCCGAGCTGCGGAAGGCCGTCGAGGAGATCGCCGCCCTCGGCTTCACCGGTGTGCAGGTGCGCGTCAACGACGAGCACGGCACGTGGACCGGCAGCGCCGGCGCCCGCGAGATCGGCTCGGCCGAGCCGCCGCCGACCGACGGGCACTTCCGGATCGGCAGCAACACCAAGACCTTCATCGCCGTCCTGGTGCTGCGGCTGGTGGCCGAGAGCCGGATCGGCCTGGACGACCCGGTCGGCGACCACCTGCCCGGGTTCGGCCTGGACCCCCGCATCACGGTGCGGATGCTGCTCCAGCACACCAGCGGGATCTTCAACTTCACCGGCGAGTACTACGACGACGGCTCGTTCGCGCCGGGGATCACCTGGTCGGGCCGCGAGTGGGTGGAGAACCGGTTCCGCACCTACACCCCCGAGGAGCTGGTGCGGCTGTCCCTGGACAAGCCCGCCCGCTTCGAGCCGGGGACGGACTGGAGCTACGCCAACACCGACTACGTGCTGGCCCGGCTGCTGGTCGAGAAGGTCACCGGCCGCCCCGTGGCCGAGGAGATGCGGCGCCGGATCCTGGAGCCGCTCGGCATGCCGGGCACCCTGGCACCCACCACCGAGACCGACATCCCCGAGCCGCACGCCCGCGCCTACTACCGCTACGCGGCCGACGGCCGCGAGCAGACGGTCGACGTCACCCGGCAGAACCCCTCCTGGATCTCCAGCGGCGGCGACATGGTCTCGACCACCCAGGACCTGCACACCTTCATCTCCGCCCTGGTGGGCGGCCGGCTGCTGCCCGCGGACCTGCTGGAGCAGATGTTCGCGCCGCACCCCAAGGCCGGCTACGGCCTGGGGGTGTTCGTGCAGGAGACCCCCTGCGGCGGCACCGTCATCACCCACAACGGCGGCATCGCCGGCCACGCGGGCCTGATGTACAGCACGCCCGACGGCGCCACCACCCTCACCGCCGGGCTCAACTACGTCGACGACGCCGGGATGTCCCTGGCCGGGGCCTTCCAGGAGGCCACGCGGCGGCTCGTGGCCGAGGTGTTCTGCGGCGGGCGGACCGCCCCGGCGGACACCGCCGAGGCGGCCCCGGCGGCGGGCTGA
- a CDS encoding heavy-metal-associated domain-containing protein, whose translation MSDTASTPGAAVSTDYTVTGMHCGGCAASVRREVGALPGVTAVEVDVATGRVTVTGEGPADPAAVRAAVAQAGYTVEG comes from the coding sequence ATGTCCGACACCGCAAGCACCCCCGGCGCCGCCGTCAGCACCGACTACACGGTCACCGGCATGCACTGCGGCGGCTGCGCGGCCTCCGTCCGCCGCGAGGTGGGCGCGCTGCCGGGTGTCACCGCGGTCGAGGTCGACGTCGCGACCGGGCGCGTCACCGTCACCGGCGAGGGCCCCGCCGACCCCGCCGCCGTCCGCGCCGCCGTGGCCCAGGCCGGCTACACCGTGGAGGGCTGA